ctgtgtaatatatttttatacagattGTTTTTATGCcgaataaatatttgtaatccAGCGTCCTGCATCTCATCTGGGCGATAAAGTCCTCCCGGTGAACCCACAAAGTAGCAAATGGGAGAAATTGCACAGAGGGAGCGGCGAGTGATTGGACTTTATTCCCAAATGAGTTGCTGAGACGCGGGGCTTCCAATCACCGCTGACTCTAATCTGTGGAATTTCTCTCTTTGCAGGATGTGGCGTTTGACAGCGTCTCTGCTAGTGCTGACTCTAGCCACAGCCTCTTCCAATGGATACAATTACATACCACCAGTTCAACAATGTCCTGTTATTACTTCCATGGTCTATAGCACAAAGATTCAAACCTCTATTTTCTTtcaaacccaaaatcaagtcaaCACCCAGGTAGTCACGACGACAGTTGTGCGGCAGGAAGTTGTTCCCACCACAGTTTTCAACACAAGATTCCAGACAAATCAGCAAGTACAAACAAGCTTTATAACTCAAACCACAACTGTCTTTGATAACAGGGTTGTGACACAAACTGTTAACGCTCAAAATCAGCAGCAAACAGTCTTTGTCACTTCAACGCAAATTATCCCACAGATTAGTTTCGTCACACAGACACAATATAGGACGCAATTCCAACCTGTTGAAGTCACTCGCACTCAAATACAAACAGTTAATAGACCAGTAACAAATTTCCGTACAGAGTTTGAACGTGAGACACAGTTCATCACGATTCCAGGTCCTGATGTAGTTCGCACACGTGTTCAGACTCTCGTTAGGACATCACTTGTGAGAAGAGAGGAACAGGGTAACACACAGTTTGTCACATCCACACAATTTGAGCAAGATATTCGGACGTCTATTGTGCAAGGGCAAAATATAATCAGAACAACTTTTGTTAATAATCAACAAGTTCTCACCGTCACATCCTTTAACACTCGTTTCGAGAATGCATTCACCACTCAGGAACAGGTTGTAACTAGGACAAATTTCATCACACAGACCAGTTTCCAAACGCAGGTTAATACCCAAGAATTTGTTAGCACTCAGATTGTGCCAACGACAATCTTCACTACTGTAATTGAAACTCGAGTACAGTCCTTCACTCAGGTGCAAACTGTTGTTCAGACACAGTTCAATACTCCTCCTGCAGTTATTCGCACAGTTCAGCTAACCCAAACCTCTGTCATCCAGCTGCCAGGTCAAGATCGTATTGTTAATCAACAAGTTTTCCAAACGCGACAGCAAAATCAGATCATCTTCCAGACTGTTAATCAGCCACAGGAGATTACAGTAACTCGGACTGTTCCAGGAAGCTGTGGTGGTGCATTTGGAGGAGATTTTGATGTATTTGGAGCCGGAGGGGCTGGTGATGGATTTGGAATAGGACTTGGTGGTGGCATTGGTGATGGATTTGGAGTTGGTACTGGAAGTGGATTTGGAGGTAGTTTTGGAACTGGCACAGGATTTGATGATGGATTTGGAGATGGTATTGGTCTAGGAGTGTCTGGTGGTGATGGATTTGGTAGTTCATACAGCTATCGTCGGCCAACTCCAGCTCTAAACTATGGCAAATAAACATAAGCCATTATATTTaagatagatatgtataaatttctttaaaaatcaacTACCATCATTTAGCAACTTCAAAGAGGGCACACTGTGAAATAAATAAGATTGTTTGTATCACCTTGCAGaaaaagtatcttttttcttttgaatagatTTGAAACCTTGTGAACAAGTgtcttgtatttatgtatattaaatgttTCAAGATTTTCCTGTATTTGTCTGCCTGCTTTTCCAACTTAATAAACGAAATCTATTATGCTGTGCAAGGAACAGGTGAGTTTCC
The nucleotide sequence above comes from Macrobrachium rosenbergii isolate ZJJX-2024 chromosome 1, ASM4041242v1, whole genome shotgun sequence. Encoded proteins:
- the LOC136841320 gene encoding uncharacterized protein, with the translated sequence MWRLTASLLVLTLATASSNGYNYIPPVQQCPVITSMVYSTKIQTSIFFQTQNQVNTQVVTTTVVRQEVVPTTVFNTRFQTNQQVQTSFITQTTTVFDNRVVTQTVNAQNQQQTVFVTSTQIIPQISFVTQTQYRTQFQPVEVTRTQIQTVNRPVTNFRTEFERETQFITIPGPDVVRTRVQTLVRTSLVRREEQGNTQFVTSTQFEQDIRTSIVQGQNIIRTTFVNNQQVLTVTSFNTRFENAFTTQEQVVTRTNFITQTSFQTQVNTQEFVSTQIVPTTIFTTVIETRVQSFTQVQTVVQTQFNTPPAVIRTVQLTQTSVIQLPGQDRIVNQQVFQTRQQNQIIFQTVNQPQEITVTRTVPGSCGGAFGGDFDVFGAGGAGDGFGIGLGGGIGDGFGVGTGSGFGGSFGTGTGFDDGFGDGIGLGVSGGDGFGSSYSYRRPTPALNYGK